From Acidobacteriota bacterium:
CCGGTGACGAAGAGCGGATGCTCGCTGCCTACGCGGCGGTAGAGATAGGCCGCCGGGGCCGCGATCTGCAGGGTCAGGGGATCCCAGGTTTCGAGCCCCCAAAGCAGCTCGTCGAGCAGCGACTCCAGATCCTCCGGCAGCATCATCAACTCGCGATGCTCGCTGCCCAGCCACTCCGCCACCTCCCGGGCCTGCTCGAATTCGTCGCCGAAGGGACTGCCAACGGTGAAGGTGTGCAAGCGCTCCACCCGCTGCGCCGCCAGTGCCGCCACCGCCGACGAATCCACCCCGCCACTGAGGGAGACCGCCACCTCCCGGGCGTCTCCCACCAGGCGCTCCACCGCCGCCTCCAGGCCCCGGGCCACCACCTCCGCCGCGGCGTCCAGATCCACCGCCTCCGCCGCCGGCAGGGGCGCCCCGTGGCGCTGGACCTCCACCACCCGCCACGGGGTCGTGGCGGCGTCGCTGGCAGCGGCGTCGGCCACCGGCTCGAGGATCACCAGCCCCGCCGCCGGAACCGCCTCGATGCCTCCGAACACCGACTCCCCCACCGCCGGCAGCGGCCGCCCGCCGTCGGCCCCCGGCAGCTCGGCTAGAGAGTCCGGCACCAACCCCAACAAGACCTTGGCCTCGCTGGCGAAGGCCGGGCTCCGGGTAAAGAAGAGCGGGCAGCCGGCGTCGTCGTCGGTCCACAGGAAGAGTCGCTCCGGAGTCCACAGGGCGCCGCAGTAGCGGGCGAAACCCTCGCGGCACCAGGCGATAAGGGCCATCGGGTCGCCGGCTGCCAGAGCGCCTTCCGGTGGCGGGCCGGAGGAGTTCAAACGATCCCCCCAAACCGCGAAGCCACGGGAGTCATCCCCTCGGATCAGGCCGCTCCAGCCGCGCTCGGCGGGCTCGCCGGCCCAGACCTTCCAATGCGCTCCCCGATGCTCTTGCAACTCGTCTCCCGCCAGGCCCGCCAGCCGCGCCAGCGCCTGGCCGCTGAGCCCCACGGAATGCTTTGCGCCGGCCAAGGCTCCCATCAATACACCCCCTCGACCTTGCCTTCGACGGTGAACTCGGGGCTGTAGGGATCGCCGATCCAATCCCAGGGATAGCGCTCCGCCCAGGCCCCGAAGGGTTTGACCCGCACTGCCCGGTCCCGCTCCCAGAATCCCGGAATCAGGGAATCCTCCGTCAGCCGGTAGGTCGCCACCTGCCCCTCCTGGCCGTAGTCCACGGCGGCGCCGTTCTCACCCACCGGGGAGAGCAGGATCATCGGCGAGCTGGGCACGTAGATCACCCGATAGTCGTCCGCCGGCTCGTGGAGCTTTTGATAGCTGATGCCGGTGGTGGAGGTGCCGTACATGCCGACGATGGG
This genomic window contains:
- a CDS encoding asparagine synthase C-terminal domain-containing protein, giving the protein MAGAKHSVGLSGQALARLAGLAGDELQEHRGAHWKVWAGEPAERGWSGLIRGDDSRGFAVWGDRLNSSGPPPEGALAAGDPMALIAWCREGFARYCGALWTPERLFLWTDDDAGCPLFFTRSPAFASEAKVLLGLVPDSLAELPGADGGRPLPAVGESVFGGIEAVPAAGLVILEPVADAAASDAATTPWRVVEVQRHGAPLPAAEAVDLDAAAEVVARGLEAAVERLVGDAREVAVSLSGGVDSSAVAALAAQRVERLHTFTVGSPFGDEFEQAREVAEWLGSEHRELMMLPEDLESLLDELLWGLETWDPLTLQIAAPAAYLYRRVGSEHPLFVTGYGADLVFAGAVDTSLEEERLEALIRHQVELTVPTNEMAPAFARRSGVVVRYPYWVPEVKSLGLSLRARLKVREGEVKFVLRRAVERFLPPEVAWRRKVGIHQGSSMGALFAEVLGSDSMTGQAQILRRRFLALFERRMAPASGAPTVAAEAQFSEDSP